One Candidatus Cardinium hertigii DNA window includes the following coding sequences:
- the infB gene encoding translation initiation factor IF-2 encodes MNHNEKKKIRLSQVARQLNVSTATIVAFLEKKGFIIAPNPNVKITVEQFDLLSVEFISASVDKREAAQVTIGKTYKHLGYDQAENKPKAVTKATQEVKKKTESHYEAAIPVLPSLKRVGKIILESDKGIAKAVERPSVPPQEAQKETDKKASVSVPLKDNSLAETSKRDKIDFSILGDLKRPTVVGEMVIEQRSRQSSYTAPAKSAIKRVTPIKTSKGVKWTKSPKSPTVFAHKEKKSKRLGVEEKTENVSVQAVEGQIGKTFATLHQTSGSSTRAKYKKEKRTAHLAAEGQRQHQKQSEASVLKIMEFASASELASFMKVTVQEVLSTCMSLGMIVSINQRLDAETITVVADEFGYQVEFMDVHDEEEKDSSSEAVVGEWEERPPIVTIMGHVDHGKTSLLDYIRATKVTAKEIGGITQHIAAYSIVTESNKKIVFLDTPGHEAFTAMRTRGARITDIVVIVVAADDSVMTQTKESISHAQVAGCAIIIAINKMDKPQANPKKVKEDLANLNILVEEWGGKYQCQEISAKTGEGVGALLDKILLEASLLELKAMPVRKAKGTIIESFLDTGRGYVATGIVQDGTLHIGDIVLAGVYYGKVKALLDHQGMAHQSATPSMPVQLLGLNGAPRAGDIFRVIGSMKEAGELAQKKQKVWREQTLRTKAQLTLDEIGRRLAVGNFNELHVIIKGDVDGSIEALAAALLSLSHEEVQVKILHKCVGAVSESDVLLAAATSAIIIAFHIKIPSQAKKLAEKEGVIIKQYDIIYTAIDDIRHTMQNLLAPAIEEIPTGRAEVKKVFSISKVGNIAGCQVQSGFVNQANPIRVIRNEKVIFTGTIHTLKHGLDEIKQAKAMSECGIHIKNFDTVETGDIIEGFERKETKRNL; translated from the coding sequence ATGAACCATAATGAAAAGAAAAAAATACGGCTCAGTCAGGTAGCACGTCAGTTAAATGTAAGTACGGCTACTATTGTTGCTTTTTTAGAAAAAAAGGGATTTATTATCGCGCCTAATCCTAATGTAAAAATAACGGTAGAGCAGTTTGATCTACTCTCCGTTGAGTTTATATCGGCCAGTGTAGATAAACGAGAGGCTGCACAGGTGACCATCGGTAAAACCTATAAGCATCTTGGATATGATCAAGCAGAGAATAAACCAAAAGCTGTCACAAAGGCAACGCAAGAGGTTAAGAAAAAAACAGAATCTCATTACGAGGCTGCTATTCCTGTCCTGCCTAGCCTAAAAAGAGTGGGTAAAATTATTTTAGAATCGGACAAAGGCATTGCTAAAGCCGTTGAGAGGCCTTCTGTGCCTCCTCAGGAGGCACAGAAGGAAACCGATAAAAAGGCTTCTGTATCAGTTCCATTAAAGGATAATTCCTTGGCAGAAACTAGCAAACGCGATAAAATAGATTTTTCTATTTTAGGTGATCTTAAGCGGCCTACTGTAGTGGGTGAAATGGTTATAGAACAAAGGAGCAGGCAGTCCTCCTATACTGCGCCTGCTAAGAGTGCAATAAAAAGGGTCACTCCCATCAAGACATCCAAAGGGGTCAAATGGACTAAAAGCCCCAAATCACCTACAGTTTTTGCACATAAAGAAAAGAAATCCAAACGTTTAGGTGTAGAAGAAAAAACAGAAAATGTTTCTGTTCAAGCGGTGGAAGGCCAAATAGGAAAGACATTCGCAACGTTACACCAAACTTCCGGAAGCAGTACCCGTGCTAAGTATAAAAAAGAAAAGCGTACTGCCCACTTAGCAGCTGAAGGTCAACGTCAGCATCAGAAGCAATCAGAAGCAAGCGTTTTGAAAATTATGGAGTTTGCTTCTGCTAGTGAGTTAGCCTCTTTTATGAAAGTTACGGTACAGGAAGTACTTTCTACTTGCATGTCCTTGGGTATGATTGTATCTATCAATCAACGTTTGGATGCTGAAACCATTACTGTTGTAGCGGATGAGTTTGGTTATCAGGTAGAGTTTATGGATGTGCACGACGAAGAAGAAAAAGACAGCAGTAGTGAGGCGGTAGTAGGGGAGTGGGAGGAGAGACCCCCTATTGTAACCATTATGGGGCATGTTGATCACGGAAAAACCTCTTTGTTAGATTACATTCGTGCTACTAAAGTAACCGCCAAAGAAATAGGTGGTATTACCCAGCATATTGCAGCCTATTCTATTGTTACCGAAAGCAATAAAAAGATTGTATTTCTAGATACACCTGGGCATGAGGCTTTTACAGCTATGCGTACAAGGGGTGCTCGTATTACGGATATCGTTGTCATTGTAGTAGCGGCAGATGATAGTGTGATGACGCAAACGAAGGAATCCATTAGCCATGCGCAGGTAGCAGGTTGTGCCATTATTATTGCAATCAATAAGATGGACAAGCCGCAGGCCAACCCAAAAAAAGTTAAAGAAGATTTAGCCAATCTTAATATCCTAGTAGAAGAATGGGGAGGGAAGTACCAATGCCAAGAAATTTCAGCTAAAACAGGGGAAGGAGTTGGTGCGCTTTTAGATAAAATTTTGTTAGAAGCATCATTGCTGGAATTAAAAGCCATGCCTGTTAGGAAGGCCAAAGGAACGATTATTGAATCTTTTTTAGATACGGGTAGGGGATATGTAGCTACTGGTATTGTACAGGATGGTACGTTACATATAGGTGATATTGTATTGGCTGGTGTTTATTATGGTAAAGTAAAGGCCTTATTAGATCATCAAGGTATGGCCCATCAGTCGGCTACGCCTTCCATGCCTGTGCAGCTATTGGGTTTAAATGGTGCGCCTAGGGCAGGAGATATTTTTCGTGTGATAGGTAGCATGAAAGAAGCAGGAGAACTAGCACAAAAGAAACAGAAAGTATGGCGTGAACAAACCTTACGTACAAAGGCACAGCTTACACTGGATGAGATTGGCCGTCGTCTGGCAGTAGGTAACTTTAACGAGTTGCACGTCATCATCAAGGGAGATGTCGATGGATCTATTGAAGCATTGGCGGCTGCTTTACTTAGCTTATCCCATGAAGAAGTACAGGTCAAGATTTTACATAAGTGTGTAGGAGCTGTTTCCGAATCAGATGTATTGCTAGCTGCAGCAACAAGTGCAATTATTATTGCCTTTCATATTAAAATTCCCTCACAAGCAAAAAAATTAGCTGAAAAAGAAGGGGTAATTATTAAGCAATATGACATCATTTATACAGCCATAGATGATATACGCCATACAATGCAAAATCTTTTGGCTCCTGCTATAGAAGAAATACCTACTGGTCGAGCGGAAGTTAAAAAGGTGTTTTCTATTTCAAAAGTTGGAAATATAGCTGGTTGTCAGGTTCAATCAGGGTTTGTCAATCAAGCCAATCCCATACGTGTGATAAGGAATGAGAAGGTGATTTTTACAGGAACCATTCATACCCTTAAGCATGGATTAGATGAGATCAAGCAGGCAAAAGCTATGTCAGAATGTGGTATACACATTAAAAATTTTGATACCGTTGAAACAGGAGATATCATAGAAGGATTTGAGCGTAAGGAGACGAAGCGAAATTTGTAA
- the nusA gene encoding transcription termination factor NusA produces the protein MDSNKLIESFAEFARSKNIDKPTVIRILEDVFRSIILSRFGYSDNFDIIINLDKGDLQIWRFREIVEDHAPDVAVPTKIALREARKIEADFEVGEELSEEIKITDFGRRTVLAAKQTLIQKVQELAKETLYEKYKQLIGCLIVAEVHQLLSREIILLDDESNELFLPKAEQIPKDYFKKGAYVRAIVHKVELYNTLPRVILSRASPLFLERLLENEIPEIQDGLIAVKKIVREPGSRAKVAVESFDDRVDPVGACVGIKGTRIHGVTKELQHENIDIINYTDNLELYIARSLSPACINRVVQMSERIAVYLDSDQVALAIGKGGQNIKLASKLIGKEIDVYRDNAADPKEEDIPLSAFSETIGPWVVEALHKIGLDSARSVLSLPKEVLEQRVDLEKETVDEIYAILHQVLSG, from the coding sequence ATGGATAGTAATAAGTTAATAGAATCATTTGCGGAATTTGCCCGGTCTAAGAATATCGATAAACCTACGGTTATACGTATTTTAGAAGATGTATTTCGTTCTATTATCCTTAGTAGGTTTGGGTATAGTGATAATTTTGATATTATTATTAATCTTGATAAGGGAGACTTACAGATATGGCGTTTCCGTGAAATTGTAGAGGATCATGCACCAGATGTAGCTGTTCCAACAAAAATAGCGCTTAGGGAGGCAAGAAAAATAGAAGCTGATTTTGAGGTAGGGGAAGAATTATCGGAAGAAATTAAGATTACTGATTTTGGTAGAAGAACCGTATTAGCTGCTAAGCAAACGCTTATACAAAAAGTACAAGAGTTGGCGAAGGAGACCTTGTATGAAAAATATAAGCAATTAATTGGTTGTTTGATAGTAGCTGAAGTACATCAATTGCTGAGCAGGGAAATTATTTTATTGGATGATGAAAGCAACGAACTTTTTTTGCCGAAAGCAGAGCAAATTCCTAAAGATTATTTTAAGAAAGGAGCGTATGTACGTGCCATTGTTCATAAGGTAGAGTTGTATAACACGCTTCCTCGTGTTATACTGTCAAGAGCTTCTCCGCTTTTCTTAGAGCGGTTGCTTGAGAATGAAATTCCTGAAATTCAGGACGGTTTGATTGCCGTAAAAAAAATTGTACGAGAACCAGGAAGCCGTGCGAAAGTAGCGGTAGAATCTTTTGATGATAGGGTTGATCCGGTTGGTGCTTGTGTAGGCATTAAGGGGACCCGCATACATGGTGTTACTAAAGAGCTTCAGCATGAAAATATTGATATCATTAATTATACAGATAATTTAGAACTTTATATTGCGCGTTCTTTAAGCCCAGCATGTATTAATCGTGTCGTACAAATGTCTGAGCGCATAGCGGTTTATTTAGATTCAGATCAAGTAGCTTTGGCGATTGGGAAAGGGGGGCAAAATATCAAGCTGGCGAGTAAGCTTATTGGTAAAGAAATAGATGTTTATAGGGATAATGCAGCCGATCCAAAGGAGGAGGATATTCCTTTATCTGCCTTTAGTGAGACGATTGGACCTTGGGTTGTGGAAGCGTTACATAAAATCGGCTTAGATTCTGCTAGGAGTGTTTTATCCTTGCCTAAGGAAGTACTTGAACAGCGTGTGGATTTAGAAAAAGAGACTGTAGATGAAATCTATGCTATATTGCATCAGGTACTTAGTGGTTAA
- the rlmB gene encoding 23S rRNA (guanosine(2251)-2'-O)-methyltransferase RlmB: MTSFKHIATDLTHLIFGSRAVIESILAGQPIEKVFLQSSKWQTPLTKELYTLIRQHAIPYTYLPVAKFKQWINKNHQGVVAIRSPIVFSVVEHVVQASYEKGELPLLVVLDGVSDVHNVGAIARTAACMGVHALVLPTQGSASITAVAMKTSAGALATLPVCRTANLSHTLAYLQAAGLTIIACHEKAAQPLCQVDLTSPVALILGDEAMGIAAKHLTHALHQVSIPIQGPIASLNVSVAAGMLLYEVLRQRNR; this comes from the coding sequence ATGACTTCCTTTAAACATATAGCCACAGATCTTACGCATCTTATTTTTGGTTCTAGGGCTGTAATAGAGTCTATATTAGCTGGACAGCCGATTGAGAAAGTTTTTTTACAAAGCAGTAAGTGGCAAACGCCACTTACAAAGGAGCTATATACGCTTATACGCCAGCATGCCATTCCTTATACTTATTTACCTGTTGCAAAGTTTAAGCAATGGATAAATAAGAATCACCAAGGTGTTGTAGCCATAAGATCTCCTATTGTTTTTTCCGTTGTGGAGCATGTGGTGCAGGCTTCCTATGAAAAAGGGGAGTTGCCCTTACTCGTCGTATTAGATGGTGTATCAGACGTGCATAATGTAGGCGCTATTGCCAGGACAGCAGCCTGTATGGGGGTGCATGCATTGGTACTACCAACCCAAGGAAGTGCTTCTATAACCGCTGTTGCTATGAAAACATCAGCAGGTGCATTGGCTACCTTACCGGTTTGCCGCACAGCTAACCTAAGCCATACATTAGCCTATTTACAAGCAGCGGGTTTAACCATTATAGCTTGTCATGAGAAAGCAGCACAGCCATTATGCCAAGTGGATTTAACTTCCCCTGTTGCGCTTATTTTAGGGGATGAGGCCATGGGAATAGCCGCTAAACACCTAACCCATGCGTTGCATCAAGTATCTATTCCGATACAGGGTCCTATTGCTTCCTTAAATGTATCGGTAGCAGCAGGTATGCTCCTCTATGAAGTGCTGCGGCAACGTAATAGGTAA
- a CDS encoding sodium:solute symporter family protein gives MTIDIDLMIIVVFLAATLAIGLYCSRGISTFRDYAVGDRRMPTFVIVVSMIATMYGGATISHRLEMYYHRGIYMLIIDLILPLGLYLASRFIIIRMKRFIGDFSIAASMGKIYGPVIQIITAMLGMMMSIMILSAQFKVGLMVIKICSFFKAAEYASYYTIAVSLLVIIYATFGGARSVALTDVYQFFLFSICFPVLIFLLLYHAPNLLNGWKKLIALPQFNFTEIFTNKTDLFLNITWYSIFLFDPAYTQRIYMSSSIQQAAKVFLRSAIARIIFPLVFLIVAVALHISGHKIPENQNLLNYIMHFSYFPGMQGLLVTATIALLMSTADSYLHIASTLFTNDIWPIITNTSKNKPSLRTARIISIVIGAISIFIVFHTDNVVQLVFKAIYIYVPTINVLFITTCFGFIPRTSAVLYNIMISASLATYDVFIQEKVIREIDWLKAFFYSVCILATIHYILPKKANTGWVGIPDSSAWDLQNQITKRWWLERVQRLKTLFTSSYRVSVFPTQERTFVAVGSYTILNAIIALCFIQRQYFLPYVYLYMAVMALGTILALYPALHAYRKGGIPLLHDLWPMLLFLLLFIAPLQFAKLGHYSPMVCALLIASISLSIVLLSVECSSMLLLCALLIHRFLLPIRFMDLFWESFRHASVIELVLATAVVASTLVGFVLYKYLRDKATAKLKIIELTRTYEQRISLEAIYSQAHWARLDATAGGTLLRAMGVNLQETLCPIARNDPHKVENEITLFNKKLQKFSDCLAWRAQEERSLKLNKKLIQPIPLESTILKVNQYILDLGGPLALLFRKQTDVAEIVVDPALLECLLLLNLWAISKGQQATDHIVTLTLAATTLQYGLAAETTADLPSLILPALACCFSTDTSLPNLKPSYRITAMNANITLPASEAQFYQLESKQIVEAHGGYVEIIESPTQVSCLYVFPLDGRKVMRFKTYDPADLVANALAETAESLAQEQELIALLTAQTTLKEELIQQTIAFIKKAHGLVRRKSGSPYYTHPMAVAKLLLEATQDPATILAGLLHDIVEDTPVTLHQLELIYGAEVAAIVDQVTHYNTNGYPWELDKVENKNILHQCRDIRVVQVKLADRLHNMRTLSVRKPSDQQRIAKETLAFYIPWGKNHKAPQQWLAEMQHICEGIIAKQL, from the coding sequence ATGACTATAGATATAGATTTAATGATTATCGTCGTATTCTTAGCTGCGACACTTGCTATTGGATTATACTGCAGCAGAGGGATTTCTACCTTTAGAGATTATGCTGTGGGGGATAGAAGAATGCCTACGTTTGTGATTGTTGTTTCAATGATAGCTACTATGTATGGTGGGGCCACTATAAGCCATAGATTAGAAATGTACTATCATAGAGGGATTTATATGTTGATTATAGATTTAATCCTTCCGCTTGGCCTTTATTTGGCTTCCAGGTTTATCATCATAAGGATGAAAAGGTTCATTGGTGATTTTTCCATAGCTGCGTCTATGGGTAAAATCTATGGACCAGTTATCCAAATAATTACAGCTATGCTTGGTATGATGATGAGTATAATGATTTTATCAGCACAGTTCAAAGTTGGCTTAATGGTAATTAAGATCTGCTCCTTCTTTAAAGCAGCAGAATATGCTTCTTACTATACAATAGCGGTGTCACTATTGGTAATTATTTACGCTACATTTGGTGGCGCTAGATCCGTGGCACTTACAGATGTTTATCAATTTTTTCTTTTTAGTATTTGTTTCCCCGTATTAATCTTTCTACTTCTCTATCATGCTCCCAACCTGTTAAACGGTTGGAAAAAACTTATAGCATTGCCACAGTTTAATTTTACCGAAATTTTTACCAATAAAACAGACTTATTTCTCAATATTACCTGGTATTCCATATTCCTTTTTGATCCAGCCTATACGCAACGCATCTACATGTCTTCTTCCATTCAACAAGCAGCTAAAGTCTTCCTCCGTAGTGCTATTGCACGTATTATTTTTCCTCTAGTTTTTTTAATTGTTGCAGTAGCTTTACATATAAGTGGCCATAAAATTCCTGAAAATCAGAATTTATTAAACTATATTATGCATTTTTCCTATTTCCCTGGTATGCAAGGATTGCTTGTAACAGCTACTATTGCCCTATTAATGTCCACTGCTGACTCGTATTTGCATATTGCTTCGACCTTATTCACAAATGATATATGGCCTATTATAACGAACACTTCAAAAAATAAACCTTCTTTAAGAACTGCACGGATTATTTCTATCGTAATAGGTGCCATTTCTATATTTATTGTGTTCCATACAGATAATGTTGTACAGTTAGTATTTAAAGCTATTTACATTTATGTACCTACCATCAACGTTTTATTTATCACGACTTGTTTTGGATTTATACCACGAACGTCTGCTGTTCTGTATAACATAATGATAAGTGCATCACTAGCAACTTATGATGTTTTTATACAGGAGAAAGTTATACGGGAAATAGATTGGCTTAAAGCATTTTTTTACAGTGTATGTATTTTAGCAACCATCCACTATATCCTACCTAAAAAGGCCAATACTGGCTGGGTGGGTATCCCAGATAGCAGTGCCTGGGATCTACAAAATCAAATCACCAAACGCTGGTGGTTGGAACGGGTGCAACGGCTTAAAACACTTTTTACCAGCTCCTATCGTGTAAGTGTTTTCCCTACCCAAGAACGCACCTTTGTAGCAGTCGGCAGCTATACCATCCTTAATGCCATTATCGCATTGTGCTTTATCCAAAGGCAGTATTTCCTTCCCTATGTATACCTCTATATGGCTGTGATGGCCTTGGGAACCATCCTAGCGCTCTACCCAGCCCTGCATGCTTATCGAAAGGGAGGAATTCCGCTATTGCATGATCTATGGCCTATGCTATTGTTTCTTCTGCTTTTTATAGCGCCCCTCCAATTTGCTAAACTAGGACACTATAGCCCTATGGTTTGTGCGCTTCTTATAGCTAGCATAAGCCTATCTATTGTATTACTATCCGTGGAATGCAGTAGTATGCTATTACTTTGTGCTTTACTAATCCATAGATTCTTGCTTCCTATACGTTTTATGGACTTATTTTGGGAAAGCTTTAGGCATGCTTCTGTCATAGAACTTGTATTAGCGACAGCAGTTGTAGCAAGCACGCTAGTAGGATTTGTCTTGTATAAATACCTACGAGACAAAGCAACCGCTAAACTTAAAATTATCGAACTTACTAGAACCTATGAACAAAGGATTTCCTTAGAAGCCATCTATAGCCAAGCGCATTGGGCTAGATTGGATGCCACTGCTGGAGGTACTCTCTTACGAGCAATGGGAGTTAACCTGCAAGAAACTTTGTGTCCTATTGCAAGGAATGATCCGCATAAAGTAGAAAATGAAATAACGCTCTTTAACAAGAAACTACAAAAATTCAGCGATTGTCTGGCATGGAGAGCCCAAGAAGAACGGAGCCTAAAACTTAATAAAAAATTAATACAGCCCATCCCACTTGAATCAACTATCTTAAAAGTAAACCAGTATATATTGGATTTAGGGGGACCGTTAGCGCTCTTATTTCGCAAACAAACAGACGTAGCTGAAATAGTAGTAGATCCCGCGTTATTGGAGTGCTTGCTGCTGCTCAACCTATGGGCAATCAGCAAGGGCCAACAAGCTACTGATCATATCGTAACCTTAACCCTCGCCGCTACTACCTTGCAGTATGGTTTGGCAGCAGAAACCACGGCTGATCTCCCTTCCTTAATTTTACCTGCGCTGGCTTGCTGTTTTAGTACGGATACAAGCCTACCAAACTTAAAACCCAGCTATCGTATCACAGCAATGAACGCAAATATTACCCTACCTGCTAGTGAAGCGCAGTTTTATCAACTAGAAAGTAAACAAATCGTAGAAGCCCACGGGGGCTATGTGGAAATAATAGAAAGCCCAACGCAGGTAAGTTGCCTTTACGTATTCCCGCTGGACGGCCGTAAAGTTATGCGCTTTAAGACATATGATCCTGCTGATCTGGTAGCCAATGCCCTAGCTGAAACAGCAGAAAGCTTGGCGCAAGAGCAGGAGCTAATAGCCTTACTTACGGCACAAACTACGCTTAAGGAGGAGCTTATACAGCAAACCATTGCCTTTATTAAAAAGGCCCATGGTTTAGTACGGCGTAAATCAGGGTCTCCCTACTATACCCATCCGATGGCAGTAGCCAAGCTGCTATTGGAGGCTACCCAGGATCCCGCTACCATTTTAGCGGGTTTGTTGCATGATATCGTAGAGGATACACCTGTTACGCTTCATCAGCTGGAGCTGATATATGGCGCTGAGGTAGCTGCTATTGTCGATCAGGTTACCCACTACAATACCAATGGGTATCCTTGGGAATTAGATAAGGTAGAAAATAAAAATATACTCCATCAATGTAGAGACATACGTGTGGTACAAGTAAAGCTGGCAGATCGATTGCATAACATGCGTACGTTATCTGTCCGTAAGCCATCTGACCAACAGCGTATAGCTAAAGAAACCTTAGCTTTTTATATACCGTGGGGGAAAAACCATAAGGCTCCCCAGCAATGGCTAGCAGAAATGCAGCACATTTGTGAAGGGATTATTGCTAAGCAGCTTTAA
- a CDS encoding HD domain-containing protein yields the protein MLHDIVEDTPVTLHQLELMYGAKVAAIVDQVTHYNTNGYPWELDKVENKNILHQCRDTRVVQVKLADRLHNMRTLSARKPSDQQRIAKETLAFYIPWGNSHKAAPQWLAEMQRICEGIIAKQLI from the coding sequence TTGTTGCATGATATCGTAGAGGATACACCTGTTACACTACATCAGCTGGAGCTGATGTATGGCGCTAAGGTAGCTGCTATTGTCGATCAGGTTACCCATTATAATACCAATGGGTATCCGTGGGAATTAGATAAGGTAGAAAATAAAAATATACTTCATCAATGTAGGGATACACGTGTGGTACAAGTAAAGCTGGCAGATAGATTACATAACATGCGTACCTTATCTGCCCGTAAGCCATCCGACCAACAACGTATAGCTAAAGAAACCTTAGCTTTCTATATACCATGGGGGAACAGCCATAAGGCAGCTCCGCAATGGCTAGCAGAAATGCAGCGTATTTGTGAAGGGATTATTGCTAAGCAGCTTATATAG
- a CDS encoding IS1634 family transposase translates to MVEDILTIDRAKLSKGRFILATNQLDKEELPDQELLSTYKEQSVTESGFKFIKDHTFEVDSIFLKKPTRISTLMMVMTLCLMVYSIAQYYLRKELVSSNETILSQSGYATNRPSMQWVYRLFHGIHVI, encoded by the coding sequence TTGGTAGAAGATATACTTACCATTGATCGAGCTAAGTTAAGTAAAGGACGGTTTATTTTGGCCACTAATCAATTAGATAAAGAAGAGCTGCCAGACCAAGAACTTTTATCTACTTATAAAGAGCAATCGGTTACAGAATCAGGCTTTAAATTTATCAAGGACCATACTTTCGAAGTGGATTCTATTTTTCTTAAAAAGCCAACGCGGATTAGTACGTTAATGATGGTAATGACACTTTGTTTGATGGTTTATAGTATTGCGCAATACTATCTACGTAAGGAGTTAGTATCCAGTAATGAAACTATTTTATCTCAAAGTGGGTATGCTACTAATCGCCCATCGATGCAATGGGTTTACAGATTGTTTCATGGGATTCATGTTATCTAA
- a CDS encoding IS1634 family transposase, whose translation MTLLLATSGAANFPIWMEAHSGNASDQTTLEAAAKRMQNFCKQLASAPSFLYVGDLAMYAYCVKYRNDLIWLSRVSNRISQAKTLLLQPEISWVDLDHGYKMYALHQVYKGVSQRWVLIYAQQAYDKEIATLAKNIAQEATATRKMLWHLGNHLFGCPPRYR comes from the coding sequence ATGACGCTATTATTAGCCACGTCTGGCGCTGCTAATTTCCCCATATGGATGGAAGCACATTCTGGTAATGCATCAGACCAAACAACCTTAGAGGCAGCAGCTAAACGAATGCAAAATTTCTGCAAGCAATTAGCATCCGCTCCTTCATTTTTATATGTTGGTGATTTAGCTATGTATGCCTATTGTGTAAAATATAGAAATGATTTGATTTGGTTATCAAGAGTTTCAAATCGTATAAGTCAAGCTAAAACTTTATTACTTCAACCAGAAATCTCCTGGGTAGATTTAGATCATGGTTATAAAATGTATGCTTTGCACCAAGTTTATAAAGGCGTTTCCCAACGTTGGGTATTGATTTACGCTCAACAAGCCTATGATAAAGAAATAGCGACTTTAGCAAAAAACATAGCACAAGAAGCTACAGCTACTCGTAAGATGTTATGGCATCTAGGTAACCATCTATTTGGTTGTCCCCCAAGATATAGATAA